TTTCAGTGATCATCGTGACGATCATGTCCCTTCCTATCAATATAGAAGGCGTCGTCTATGATTTTCGCTCCATTCCAGTTATCGTTGGCTCTCTTTATGGTGGCCCGATTGTCTCTTCTATTTTATTTTCAGTGATAGTGGTTTACAGATGGGTTCTTGGGAATCCGAATACGATCCTTTACATTGTTTCGTTACTTCCTACTATTGTGATTGTTTTCTTTTGTCTAAGAAAGTTCATTCAGCTAAATATGTATTCAAGAATATTGCTTGCTGTGGTCTTATGTACCATCATGAAAATGTTAACGATTACGATTTATTTAACAATCTTGCATAACCTTGATATGGTCTTCAATAACTTGGTTGAAACACTTCAGACATACTTCGTCCAAGCACTGATTGTTGGAATATGTGTATATTTGGTCGAGTTTTTAAACAAATATTTTTACATCCAAGATGAAGTTTATAAAAGTGAACGAATCAAATTAGTAAGTGAAATGGCTGCATCGGTTGCACATGAAATTCGAAACCCACTTACTTCTGTAAGGGGATTCATTCAGCTATTAGCTGCAGAGAATGTGGATTCTACAAAGAAAGAATATTACCAAAAGATTTGTTTAGAAGAACTTGAGCGAGCCGACCATATTATTTCGGATTACCTTTCGCTTGCCAAATCAGAACCGGAAATAATTGAAAAGATAAATGTTAAGGATGAAATTGAATACCTTTCCCACGTACTGTTGACTTATGCAACTTACAATAATATAGAGATACAAACAGTGATTTCTGAAGACCAAGATTTCCTTACTATGGGAGACAAATTTAGACTCAGACAGGCCTTTATTAACATCGGGAAGAATGCGATTGAAGCCATGGAAAATGGGGGAATGCTAGAAATCAAGGTAAGTAGGAAATCTCAAAGTGTAGAAATTGTGATTAGTGATACAGGGATTGGTATGACTCCTGAGCAAATAAGTCGACTTGGAACACCGTACTATTCTACAAAGGAAAAAGGGACAGGCTTAGGAACAATGGTATCCTTTTCTATTATTAAGAAGTTGGGTGGTAAAATAGATATAAATAGTGAAGTTAACAAGGGAACAACCTATACCTTTACTTTTCCGGCGGTCGTATCATAAAAGGGAAAACATTTGTGTACTTCTATTAAAAGAAATAAAATGTAGGAGAGATTACATAATAGGAACTTCAAATTAAAAATTGGGGTGTCATCAGTGAAAACAGTACTAGTCATTGGTGGGGGAATCACTGGTTTGTCTACCATGTTTAAGCTGCATAAATGGAAAAAAGAAACTCAAACAGACGTAAAACTAATACTTGCAGAAGCATCATCAAATTTAGGTGGGAAAATTCGGACTGTAAAAGAACAGGGATTTATCATGGAAGCGGGAGCTGACTCTATTGTCTCTAGGAAAGCTCAATCCATGACTTTTATAGAAGAACTAGGTTTGGATTCGGAGCTAGTCTATAACGCAACCGGTCGTTCATTTATCTATACAAACGGTCAGTTAAAACCAATACCATCTGATGCTGTCTTTGGAATCCCAATGAGCGTGGAATCTTTAGCTAAAACGACGCTAGTTTCAGCAGAAGGAAAAGTCGAAGCACTAAAGGATTTATATACACCAAATGAAACGTTCAGTAAAGAAGACTCAGTTGGAGAATTTCTAGAATACTTTTTTGGTCAAGAGTTCGTCGGAAAACAGATTGCACCTGTTCTATCTGGGGTCTACTCCGGAAAGCTAAGTGATCTTACCATTGCCTCAACCCTCCCGTACTTAATTGATTACAAAGATAAATATGGAAGTATCATTAAAGGATTTGAAGCGAATAAGGAAAAATTTCAAAGTGGTAGCGGTAAGAAGTTTTTCTCCTTTAAAAATGGTTTAAGTACCCTCATTGATGCTTATGAAAAGCAAATGGAAGGGGCAGAGATCTATAAAGATTTCCAAGCGGACAGGCTAGAAAAAGTCGGAGATGGTTACCGTGTAGCTTTTTCAAACGGAGAATCTATAGAGGCAGACCATGTGATCCTTAGTGTTCCTCATACAGTAACGGAAAAATTGTTGGATGAAGCAGACCTTTCAAGTGAATTTGCTCAGTTCAAAAGCAGCTCGTTAATTAGTGTGTACGTTGCGTTTGATGTACCAGACAGTATTCTCCCAGAAGAAGGAACGGGCTTTATAACGGCTAACACAGATGAACTGTCCTGTAACGCTTGTACATGGACGAGTAGGAAGTGGGAGCACACCTCTGAAAGTGGGAACCTGTTAGTACGTCTATTTTATAAAAGCAGCCACCCATCTTATGAGCGCTTGAAAGAAATGGGTGAGGAGAAACTCCTTGAAGTCGCTCTGCAGGATGTGAAGAAAAGCTTGGGAATTGAAGCAACACCCACAACAAGTGAAGTCACAAAATGGATAGATAACATGCCAAACTATCAAATTACACATCCTAAGACGGTAGCCTCAATTGAAGAAAAGCTTGCAAAATCCTATCCAGGCGTTTGGATTGCAGGTTGTTCATACTATGGAGTTGGGATTCCGGATTGTATTGAAAATGGTGAAACAACTGCTAAAAAGGTGATTAGTCAATTATAAAAAAACAGGACAGCCGTGTTGAAATGGCTGTCCGTTTTTTTATATGTAAAGCTGGATCTTATCTGAAATTATTCCCTCCACCCCAAATTTCTCTACCACCCGTATGACCAGTATTCAGGTGAGTATCTTCATTAACTAACTGAAGAACTCCTGGTTGTTCATGATGATGCCAAACGTATCCTTCCGGAGTACGGCCGGATTCAAGATTATGTAAATCTATTGAAGAGAGTTCTAGTTCTCTGGCAAGACTAGGGTTTTCATGAATGGACTGGAACAGTGCGTCATTCGCAATGGCAAAGTGAGTAGCGTCATTTTTTAGATACATTTCTTCAGCTAAAACGGCGCTGAAGTGCGAGTCAAAAACAGGGAATGTTCCAGTAACGGTTTCTCCATTTTGGAGTTCAATAGTTCTCTCCATAAAAGGAATCCCTGTTTCAGGGTGTTCTAATCCATTTAAATGACCATTTCTGGTGTCTGCCAGTGTAGTGTTAGGACCATCAATGATATCAATAACTCCCACAGCAAAGGTTGTAACAGCGGCTACTTTTCCAAGATTTTTAACACCTTCAAGGATTTGTTCTTGATCGGACCTTCGAATCCCATCTAAAGTAATTCCTGCACTTTTAACAGTATATTTGATTCCCTGACCGAATCCCTTTAGTGTTCTACCTGTTGAGTCTTTCATGTCAGTCCAGCCACGTTGTTTATGATGCTCGTCTTTTCTAAGCAGTCCATATGTTCCTTGAACCGTTCCATCTGCGAACTGTCCAACACTATCAATGGCTGCTTTAGAACCTTCAACAATCCCAGTCCCGACCTCACCTATGTATTGGCCCCACTGTTCATTCTTTTTCGAAACTACCTTACTTAGCA
The sequence above is drawn from the Bacillus carboniphilus genome and encodes:
- a CDS encoding ATP-binding protein, whose translation is MVNYLKDFLLTIFFIFSPLVFYPYIYKYKNNLILYRFLILLLFSVIIVTIMSLPINIEGVVYDFRSIPVIVGSLYGGPIVSSILFSVIVVYRWVLGNPNTILYIVSLLPTIVIVFFCLRKFIQLNMYSRILLAVVLCTIMKMLTITIYLTILHNLDMVFNNLVETLQTYFVQALIVGICVYLVEFLNKYFYIQDEVYKSERIKLVSEMAASVAHEIRNPLTSVRGFIQLLAAENVDSTKKEYYQKICLEELERADHIISDYLSLAKSEPEIIEKINVKDEIEYLSHVLLTYATYNNIEIQTVISEDQDFLTMGDKFRLRQAFINIGKNAIEAMENGGMLEIKVSRKSQSVEIVISDTGIGMTPEQISRLGTPYYSTKEKGTGLGTMVSFSIIKKLGGKIDINSEVNKGTTYTFTFPAVVS
- the hemG gene encoding protoporphyrinogen oxidase: MKTVLVIGGGITGLSTMFKLHKWKKETQTDVKLILAEASSNLGGKIRTVKEQGFIMEAGADSIVSRKAQSMTFIEELGLDSELVYNATGRSFIYTNGQLKPIPSDAVFGIPMSVESLAKTTLVSAEGKVEALKDLYTPNETFSKEDSVGEFLEYFFGQEFVGKQIAPVLSGVYSGKLSDLTIASTLPYLIDYKDKYGSIIKGFEANKEKFQSGSGKKFFSFKNGLSTLIDAYEKQMEGAEIYKDFQADRLEKVGDGYRVAFSNGESIEADHVILSVPHTVTEKLLDEADLSSEFAQFKSSSLISVYVAFDVPDSILPEEGTGFITANTDELSCNACTWTSRKWEHTSESGNLLVRLFYKSSHPSYERLKEMGEEKLLEVALQDVKKSLGIEATPTTSEVTKWIDNMPNYQITHPKTVASIEEKLAKSYPGVWIAGCSYYGVGIPDCIENGETTAKKVISQL
- a CDS encoding HNH endonuclease → MGVFRGIGKVVNTVGGGIATGGVKMLSKVVSKKNEQWGQYIGEVGTGIVEGSKAAIDSVGQFADGTVQGTYGLLRKDEHHKQRGWTDMKDSTGRTLKGFGQGIKYTVKSAGITLDGIRRSDQEQILEGVKNLGKVAAVTTFAVGVIDIIDGPNTTLADTRNGHLNGLEHPETGIPFMERTIELQNGETVTGTFPVFDSHFSAVLAEEMYLKNDATHFAIANDALFQSIHENPSLARELELSSIDLHNLESGRTPEGYVWHHHEQPGVLQLVNEDTHLNTGHTGGREIWGGGNNFR